TACTGCAAATCCAGAAGTATGTCCACGTAAAAGTTCTATAATTTCTACACCAGTTGAAACAGGTGTTCTAAAATGTTCAATCCCTTCAGATAAATCGCATTGATATATATAATATGGTCTTACTCTGTTCATTACTAATTTTTGAACAAGACTTTTCATAATATATGGGCAATCATTAATATTCTTTAATAGTACAGATTGATTTCCTAGTGGAATTCCTGCATCAGCAAGCATTTTACAAGCAAGCTTTGATTCTTCTGTTATTTCCTTTGGATGATTAAAGTGTGTATTAATCCAAACCGGATGATATTTTTTTATAATATTACAGAGATTTTCAGTTATTCTTTGTGGCATAGCAACTGGTACTCTAGTTCCAATTCTTATAACTTCAACATGACTTATATCCCTTAGTTTTTGTAATATGAACTCAAGTTTTTCATCTGAAACACACAATGCATCACCACCTGATATAAGTACATCTCTTACTTCCTTATGAGCTTTGATGTATTCAATAGCTTTCAAGAGATTATTCTTTGATAAAGACCCATCTTTTTTTCCTGCAAAACGTCTTCTTGTGCAATGTCTGCAGTACATTGAGCATTGCTCAGTAATAAGAAGAAGTACTCTATCTGGATACCTATGTGTGAGTCCGGGGACAGGAGAATCATGAGTTTCATGCAAAGGATCACTACTATCACATTCCGATATTTTAGTTTCATCAATAGTTGGAATAGCTTGTCTTCTAATTGGGCAATTGTAGTCATCTGGATCTATTAGTGTTGCATAATAAGGGGTTATTGCCATTTTTAGTTTCTTAAGACTAGCCTTTACTCCATTTTTTTCTTCTTCAGTAAGATTTACAACTTGTTCTAATTGTTCTACTGTGGTAATTCTATTAAGAATTTGCCATTCCCAGTTATTCCACTGTTCTTCTGTAACATCTTTCCATAGTGATATATCTTTATAGTTTCTTTTCAATTTAAACACTCCCTTTTTAAACGTTAACACTAATGTATATTCACCTTATCTACGGCTACTATATCTTTAACATTCTCAGAATTTTGTTCATTTTTATTCATATATAAATCTTCTATAACTTTTGATAAATTTAATACATCATTCATCTCATAGAATCCTATTTTCCCTTTAATAAACTTTATTGCGCAAAGTGCACCTGATGCAAAAACTTTTCTTGAAAATGATTCATGGGAGATTGTAATTCTATCATCTTCTCCAACAATTAATACCTCGTGCTTTCCAACTACACCACCAGCACGCACTGAATTGATAGATATTCCCTCTTCCTTGATATGTTTGCCTGCATATAATAAACCACTTTCTATTTCATTAGCTATCTTTACTGCAGTACCAGATGGGATGTCTTTCTTGTTTTTGTGATGTATTTCCGAAATTTGAAAATCATAATTATTCAATAAAATAGATGCTAATTTTGTTAAAACCATCAATACATTTACTCCAAGTGTTATATTGGGTGCATAAACTATTCCCACACGATTATTATGAGCTAAAGTTTCTATTCTTTTTAAATCAAACACTGAAAAACCTGTAGTGCCAATAACCATGTTAACTCCAAGCCTTGATATTATCTCTACATTCTTCAAAGTAGCTTCAGGTTTAGAAAAATCAACTACAACATCTGGCCTATATTTTAATATGATCTCCTCTAATTTATTAGTACCTTCTATTTTAATTCCAATATCTTGAATTCCAATGACTTGTCCTAAATCCATATGTTTTTTTAAACTGCCAGGACTACACATAGCTGATACAATTCTCATATCATCTTGCTCAAATACCATTTTCCCAATTTCTTTTCCTGTCTTTCCAAGACCAATTAAACATACTTTATAGGAATAGGTAAGACTTTGAAGTTATCTCTGCCTTTTCCCCTCCTCCACACAGTGCTTGCGACTTTCACCGCACACTGCGTTCCATCAATGAAGTTTTACTATATTTTATCCATACAACTGAAAATATTATTATTCATAATATCCCATACAGTCAGCGTCTTTCATTGGAATTTTTCCAACGTTCTGCTTCTCTTATTCTTACTCGAACCTGATTGTATTGTATAATAAAATGTTTCCCATTTCATTGACTTGTGGCTATCCCTCCATTATGTTTCCATAACTTCACTGGTACTATGCCACTACTTTCACTGATATTAAAGCAAGTTATAACATTCTGTCTTTCCTTGCTACCGCTTCGTTGGATATAAGTCCTCTGCGTTATCAGCTTACCACGTTCCAATAATTTTATCCTTTCATATACCTTTAGGTAGTTCCTATAATCCTGTCTGCACAATACTGCCTGTAACAGTATAAGGATTTTCATAACGACAAATTTTACTCACCCTCACAGACCCTACAACTTCGGTAGGTGACGCATTTCTGCTCCATTTTTTTTTAGAACCTTACATTCGGAACTTTGTCAGTCTTTTATAATTTAGACATTCTTACCATAGGTCTTTTATGGACTCCCGACCTATCATACACTCGACCACCTCTGGTTCGCTTTTCCACAATCTCTTTCAAAATTGTTAGGGTGTATTCTCAGCCGACTTCACCGAGCTTATAACAAATTTATTCTTATAAATAAAAATGCTATTCGGAGTATCAGAGAAAGCCCTTCAAGGCGTTACCCTCTCATTTGACTTTTCAAATTATTAGTTCTTAAATAGCTTCGCTATTTAGGCAATACTTTTCATATTACAACGTGTCGCACTATCATAAAAACTCCTCCTTAAGTGATGTTCTAAATAATAATAAGCTTAATAAGCTGCAGAGAAGTCTCTATAGCTTATTAAGCCTTATTATTCACATATATACCAAAAAAAGTATGATATTAGTATGCCAAAAGATCTTCTCTTCAACGCTTACGAGATTAGCTGACGGATTCGGGTCGAAGAAAATTAACCCTACTTATCATATGATAAGATTCACCCCAAAAATTGGTTCTCCCGCTCAAATTGATTCAGCGTTATTAATATTTATTATTTTGTTACAATTCATATTGTCTATAATAACCATATCATTTTAACATATATATGTCAACGTATATACGTTAAGGTCATATGTATTTTAACAAACCAAAACTTTAAATATGCTTATTATTACATGAGTTATTAAATTTATTAAAAGTAAAATTTTCCGAATTTCTATATCTAAATATATATTTCTATTCATTCCAATTAGACATATTGACTTGTTATTTATTTTGATTATGCCTAAGTTTACGAATATATTATTTCGTATATATTGACGCATAAATATGTGGATGTTACTATAATTAAAGTTATATTAAATTTTACTGAAATGACCATGAAATTTAGTGATATGATGAGCTTATTACCTACTTTTGCCATTTATTATATATAATTTACAGTAATTGTGAATAACTGTAAGTTATAGTTAAAAAATTAAAAATTATATGGAGGTTACTTATGGATGAAATACTTGCTTCAAAAGAACAATTGACATCTAAAATGGATGAATTAATATCAAATAACGAAGGACCTTTTAGTGTTGTAGTTGCTGATATTGATGACTTTAAAAATTTAAATAATTTATATGGAGATTCTGTTGGTGATGAAGTACTAAAAAAACTCATTTCAATTTTAAATAATAATTTATCATCTACAGACATCATTTGTAGAGCTGGTGATGAATTTAATATACTCCTTGTAAAAAAGGGCGCTGAAAGAAGTTTTATGGAATTGGAAGAAATAAGAAGATATTTATCAGATAATACATTTAGCCTATGTGATAATAAAGCAGAAAATGTTTATTTTACTTTAAGTTTTGGAGTTGCAAGTTATCCAAGAGATGCTAAAACTGTAGTTGAACTTTTTAGGGTAGCTGATAGTGCTTTGTTTAGAGCAAAGGATTTAGGAAAAAACAGAATTTGTCTTTCAGAGGCAGAAAGCATGGTTTTAAAATCAAACTATTTTACTAAAACTCAGCTTGATAGACTTTCTAGACTTTCTAAGGCAAATGATAGAACAGAAGCATTTCTTCTTAGAGAAGCTCTTGATGATTTATTTAAAAAGTATAGTAGATAAAAAAATAGCTTGCAGAATAACTGCAAGTTATTTTCATTTACTTATTTATATGATTTATTTTTCACTTTTAAGTTTTATAAGTCCAAAAACTATCCCACCTAATATTGCTGCTAAAATTGAAGCAATCATAATACTTATTTTGGCTGTAGATAACACTGTTTCATCTACAAATGATAAAGATGAAACAAATATTGACATAGTAAATCCAATACCGCCAAGAACACTTGCACCATATAAATGTCTTTTTGTCACTTGAGCTGGAAGTTTAGCCACTTTTAATTTTATCAAAATGTATGAAACTCCAAATATACCTATTTGTTTCCCAATAATTAATCCAAATATAATTCCTAAACTAACTGGTTTCAATATGGTTAATCCGATACTGTTAATATCAATAGTTATACCTGAATTTGCTAGTGCAAATATTGGCATAATTAAAAATGAAGATACTGGAGTTAAAGTATGTTCAAGTCTGTATAAAATTGATGATTTAAATTCATTAATATTTTTTCCTGCAGGCAATGAAATTCCTAGTAATACTCCAGCAATTGTTGCATGTATACCTGACTTTAAAA
The DNA window shown above is from Clostridium beijerinckii and carries:
- the ablA gene encoding lysine 2,3-aminomutase; the encoded protein is MKRNYKDISLWKDVTEEQWNNWEWQILNRITTVEQLEQVVNLTEEEKNGVKASLKKLKMAITPYYATLIDPDDYNCPIRRQAIPTIDETKISECDSSDPLHETHDSPVPGLTHRYPDRVLLLITEQCSMYCRHCTRRRFAGKKDGSLSKNNLLKAIEYIKAHKEVRDVLISGGDALCVSDEKLEFILQKLRDISHVEVIRIGTRVPVAMPQRITENLCNIIKKYHPVWINTHFNHPKEITEESKLACKMLADAGIPLGNQSVLLKNINDCPYIMKSLVQKLVMNRVRPYYIYQCDLSEGIEHFRTPVSTGVEIIELLRGHTSGFAVPTFVIDAPGGGGKIPVNPQYLISQSPDKVILRNYEGVICTYTEPSDKSHECKQCGICGKFKKDDYKGLEKLFRDEQICLTPKSNVRMKRREEFNENR
- the dapB gene encoding 4-hydroxy-tetrahydrodipicolinate reductase yields the protein MGLGKTGKEIGKMVFEQDDMRIVSAMCSPGSLKKHMDLGQVIGIQDIGIKIEGTNKLEEIILKYRPDVVVDFSKPEATLKNVEIISRLGVNMVIGTTGFSVFDLKRIETLAHNNRVGIVYAPNITLGVNVLMVLTKLASILLNNYDFQISEIHHKNKKDIPSGTAVKIANEIESGLLYAGKHIKEEGISINSVRAGGVVGKHEVLIVGEDDRITISHESFSRKVFASGALCAIKFIKGKIGFYEMNDVLNLSKVIEDLYMNKNEQNSENVKDIVAVDKVNIH
- a CDS encoding GGDEF domain-containing protein encodes the protein MDEILASKEQLTSKMDELISNNEGPFSVVVADIDDFKNLNNLYGDSVGDEVLKKLISILNNNLSSTDIICRAGDEFNILLVKKGAERSFMELEEIRRYLSDNTFSLCDNKAENVYFTLSFGVASYPRDAKTVVELFRVADSALFRAKDLGKNRICLSEAESMVLKSNYFTKTQLDRLSRLSKANDRTEAFLLREALDDLFKKYSR